The following is a genomic window from Neurospora crassa OR74A linkage group III, whole genome shotgun sequence.
TCCAACCTGTCAATGAACGGCTGTCCCAAGCAAGCAGGCGTGTAaatcccaccaccaccaagctgTTCATCCacgctctcctcctcaagCAATGTGGCAGCCGCCTCAGCCAACAAGACTCCGGTATCTGTTCAGTCAGTCAGCATATCTCAAAACTCTCTTAAGTGTCTCAACCACCGCCCGTCCAGtcaaaaaggggaaggataataaaaaacTCACAATAATAAACCGGCCCCCGAAACCAACACCGTCCAAacgccctcttcctcccctcctctttctccttgaCTTCGTCTCCACCAAAATCAGGCTTCGCAACCCCCCAATACTCCAACTCATCCCGCTTcgccacttcctcctccgccccctcGCCCGGCTGATAGACAAACTTCTTGGCCACCTTTCTCAAAAACGGCGTAGCCATGACTAGTcccaacaccatcaacccCAAATGGATAGCCACCCCGCTCAACCAGTTCCGCGGTTTCATGTACTGCTTAAAGCTAAACCTGGGACCATAACTttcatcttctttccccttgtTACTTGCCTCGGAAAGCAAACCCCAAGTGCGCTGCACGATGGCCGCATCCGTCTTGGCTGCTACCGACGTCGTTCCCAGTCCCAGAATGGGGGTGGTAGCTAAGCCAGTCACCTTGGTGATCCACGTGGTGCGCCGTTCGGCGAGGTCTGGGTTCGGATGCGGGACGGGACTTAAAGCGTAGGGTTTATATGCTTCCTTCAACTGCTTAAGAGAAAACGTCTCGAGGATGGTGAAGACTGTTGCCAGTGTGCCGCCCGAAGGAGCAGAGCGCAGGGTGTGGATGCTCAGCGTCACTTGGCCTGTTTTTGTTGCGGGACCGAACTCGCGCTTGAGTTGCTGGGTAAGGGACCAGGTGAGTAAGTCGGAGGGGGCGGATTCGATACCGATTTGGGGAAACATTTTGGCTCCGGATTGGGCGGCCAAGGAAGAGTATTTGGTGATCATCTTGTGGACGAAGGGGACTTCGCCTGTCACGTCAAAGTAGTGCGTGCCGGTGGTGGCGCAGGCGGCGAAGGCGGGCTCGCCTAGGGAGCCATAGGGTCCGacggtggtgaggaggatgaaggtCCGGCGGCAGAGGGCTTCAAGGGCGGTGCggtcggtggtggaggagatgatCTCGATGGAGGGCGGGAGCCGGTCCGGGTTGAGTTCTTGAAGCCGAGACACGACGGCTTCGAGCTTGGAGCGGGAGCGGCCGGCTACGGCCCATTTCAGGGTGGTGGGTAGGTGCGTGGCGATGTGTTGGGCTGTGTATTTGCCGGTGTAGCCTGGTGGTTGTTAGCTTGGTGTTGGATACGAGCTTTCAGGTTGGGTTGAGTACTCACCTGAGGCTCCATAGACGACAATGTCGTAGTCACGGCCGTGTTGTTTCAGAGGCATCTTGAGAAGATGACCGGTTTCGTCTTTGGATGGGAGTATGTTAAAGGGTAGATGAGACTGTGTCTAGATTCGGGACAAGTGAGTCTTTCACAACAAAGGTTAGGGTGAAATCGATATCAAAGTGAACAAGAGAAGTAGGTCTCAACCCTTCAGTTCTTTAGAAGATTCGGGATGCCAACAGAAAAGAGCGGAGCAAAAGTGTCTGAGCAACTTAGTTTAGGTCGAGATGATGCATCATTTATATGAAGATTTTGACCACGGGGAACCCGCGGAAGGACCGCATCGGCGTCATCGGAACACCAACCCTTTTCCAAACATCCTCCGTCCCTTCTTGTTTGGCTTCCACCGAAGCGTAAAACACCACGCCATATGTCACCATTGCAACCGCTTCATGCTTGTCCAGCCGAGGCACAACAGGCAGTTCCGCTGGGTATTCTGGATGCCATCCGAAATAGGCAAGCACCGCCGTTTCATGCGGTCAAGAGAAACGGATGAAGGAGTCTTGGGCGGGACGGGGCCATTGACAAAGTCTTCGCAGCCCGCCATGCCTCCCGCCGGAACACGGACCAGATCTGGAGTGCGCCCGAGATCGTCGATACAATGTCCGGTCCCTCCCTGATCAAGCAGTCCAGCAACCCCAGAGACTTCTCTGGATGTCGGGATTCATTCCGCTCGATGAGGACGTGAACATGTCTTATTGGATAGTGTTACGGCTGAGTGTCCGAACCGTTGTTTGTTGACAGCGCTTGAACACTGTACTGCGGTAGTAAAGTCCACCAAAGTGTCACTTGCGCAGACAGTGCGAACCATGAGGGCCGTTGCGGTAGGGACGCTGCGAGATTTGAGCTAGGGCGCTGCATGCTTTGGAAGAAACCCACATTGAGACTTCTCCGTAGGTAAGGTAGTCCACCAATTTGCAGAATACAGTAGTGGTTCTGTAGTTGTGAAACCTGAACATCACACACATGGGGAGTCGGAAAGGGTTTGTAGGGTGTTCACAGAGCATTGGGAGCACGACAGGAGCTCAAAAAGAGACGACGATGGGAGGGGACGGAAGAGATGAACAATAATTGCTGGGTAACTAGGTAACAAgagttgtttgttgttggctgATGTCACACCAGCGACGGGCGCGGGCCAGCTGTCAATTCGGAGCTGGCAGTGGCTCAGCTGCCAATGTGGGCAAAAGCCCCGCCAATGCCAAGACATTTGTCAGGCACACACATATGTACTGGCCCTGGCACAGAGTCCCGTCGGCAAAATGGTTCTGCCTAGGGTCCGAAAAAAGTTCCCGGGGTGTGGACCGGCCGTCGCAGCGCTCGCACACCACACAAGAGAAAAAAGCCCTGGCCTTTTGTCAAATTCGCACATCGCCAGCAAGGACGGTAGTTTTCCAGACAACGACCACCTCAACCAGCCAAAATGTCTAAGCGCACCAAGAAGGTCGGAATCTCCGGCAAGGTATGTAACTCTCCATTTCCAGAAAGAATGCGTTGCGGCGAGATGGCTAATTTTTGATTTGCAAAAAAGTACGGTACTAGGTATGTAACGATGGTTTCCTTCGACTTGACACTCCCTTGATCGACGAGATTCACCGAGGAcattcgacgacgacgagaccaATGGCGACAAGACGACCAAGAACGAATAACTACACAACAAAAAAATGACAAGCTTCCCGGGGCGCCGACTGTGGTGGACGTGTTGAGGATGGAAAAGAGAGGGCATTCGACATGAGAACATGACTCGGCAACCAACGTCAACAATCTGTGGGAGCGACACTCGATCTAAATCAACGACGTCGAACTCTGCACCGTCAAAACTCCATGAGCCATTGCGAACGCCTTCACCTCGACATCACTTTCATCACCTTCCCACGGACCTTGGATACTCTACCCGGCTCAATCAGTTCACAATGGAAGCATCACTACGAATGAATCTCGTCGATCACGCACTTTCAAACACATCCGCCGAAGGAACAGCGTCACTAACCAACAATCACAAACAGATACGGTGCTTCGCTCCGTAAGCTGGTCAAGAGTCAGTACCCAACAGACCCCCACGCCCTTCTGCCATCAGGTTACTAACAACCCCACAGAGCAGGAAGTGTCCCAGCACGCCCGCTACACTTGCACCTTCTGCGGCAAGAACACTGTCCGTCGCTCCTCCGTCGGCATCTGGTCTTGCAAGGCCTGCAAGAAGACCCTGGCTGGTGGTGCCTACACCGTCTCGTAAGTCTTCACCAGAATGGACGCTTCTCGATAGTACCTTGCCTAACATTGTATCTCTAgcacccccgccgccgctgccatgCGCTCCACCCTCCGCCGTCTCCGTGAGATCACTGAGGTTTAAGGTGGTCGTTTAGCTGGCATTTTTGGTCTTTCGGGTTAGGTGTCATGGAAAAGGACAATTGGGGATCTGCGGATTTACTTTGGGATGAAACAGATTTCCTTCAATAACGACTTTGCTGCTGCCCATTACGACATCACTATTGCGTGGTCTGGAGACGGGGCGATCTAGACAGGGAGTTTTACCGGCGTCTCTTTCCTCACATTGAAGCATGGCTTGGGAAGATGTCTTAAAAGATCGCCAGGTTTGATTTACGGTAGACAATGACCATGATACCCTTTCCTGTTGGCCAAATCCGACGACCCTC
Proteins encoded in this region:
- a CDS encoding 60S ribosomal protein L43 gives rise to the protein MSKRTKKVGISGKYGTRYGASLRKLVKKQEVSQHARYTCTFCGKNTVRRSSVGIWSCKACKKTLAGGAYTVSTPAAAAMRSTLRRLREITEV